The following proteins come from a genomic window of Methylorubrum populi:
- a CDS encoding phosphoglycerate kinase — MTDFRTLDDAGPLKGKRVLLRVDLNVPMEGGRVTDATRIERVVPTIREIADQGGRVILLAHFGRPKGKPDPKDSLKPILPTLSDKLGRPVAFGEDCIGEAAAQAVAALKDGEVLLLENTRYHAGEEKDDPDFAKALAANGDIYVNEAFSAAHRAHASTEGLARLLPAYAGRLMQAELDALTKGLENPARPVIAIVGGAKVSTKIDLLENLVAKVDMLVIGGGMANTFLHAQGKDVGKSLCEKDLAETAQRILAAAKEKNCTIILPVDALVAREFKANAENETVTVDAVPSDAMILDVGASSIATIDGAIDEARTLVWNGPLGAFELTPFDTGTVAVAQHASARTRAGQLVSVAGGGDTVAALNHAGVGEDFSYVSTAGGAFLEWLEGKELPGVEALRAKS; from the coding sequence ATGACGGATTTCCGCACCCTCGACGATGCCGGCCCGCTGAAGGGCAAGCGCGTGCTGCTGCGCGTCGATCTCAACGTGCCGATGGAGGGCGGCCGCGTCACCGACGCGACCCGGATCGAGCGCGTGGTGCCGACGATCCGCGAGATCGCCGATCAGGGCGGGCGGGTGATCCTGCTGGCGCATTTCGGCCGCCCCAAGGGCAAGCCGGACCCGAAGGACTCGCTGAAGCCGATCCTGCCGACGCTCTCGGACAAGCTCGGACGGCCGGTGGCCTTCGGCGAGGATTGCATCGGCGAGGCCGCCGCCCAGGCCGTGGCGGCGCTCAAGGACGGCGAGGTGCTCCTCCTCGAAAACACCCGCTACCACGCGGGCGAGGAGAAGGACGATCCCGACTTCGCGAAGGCGCTCGCGGCCAACGGCGACATCTACGTCAACGAGGCCTTCTCGGCCGCCCACCGCGCCCACGCCTCGACGGAGGGGCTCGCCCGCCTGCTGCCGGCCTATGCCGGCCGCCTGATGCAGGCCGAACTCGACGCGCTCACCAAAGGCCTCGAGAATCCGGCCCGTCCGGTCATCGCCATCGTCGGCGGCGCCAAGGTCTCGACCAAGATCGACCTGCTCGAAAACCTCGTCGCCAAGGTCGACATGCTGGTGATCGGCGGCGGCATGGCCAACACCTTCCTGCACGCCCAGGGCAAGGATGTCGGCAAGTCGCTGTGCGAGAAGGATCTCGCCGAGACCGCCCAGCGCATCCTGGCCGCGGCCAAGGAGAAGAACTGCACCATCATCCTCCCGGTCGATGCGCTGGTGGCGCGAGAGTTCAAGGCCAATGCCGAGAACGAGACCGTGACGGTGGATGCGGTGCCCTCCGACGCGATGATCCTCGATGTCGGTGCATCCTCGATCGCCACGATCGACGGCGCCATCGACGAGGCTCGCACGCTGGTCTGGAACGGCCCGCTGGGCGCCTTCGAGCTGACGCCGTTCGACACCGGCACGGTGGCGGTGGCCCAGCACGCGTCGGCCCGCACCAGGGCCGGTCAGCTCGTCAGCGTCGCCGGCGGCGGCGACACCGTGGCGGCCCTCAACCATGCCGGCGTCGGCGAGGACTTCTCCTACGTCTCCACCGCCGGCGGTGCGTTCCTCGAATGGCTGGAGGGCAAGGAGCTGCCCGGCGTCGAGGCGCTGCGCGCCAAGAGCTGA
- a CDS encoding P-II family nitrogen regulator, whose translation MKKIEAIIKPFKLDEVKEALQEVGLQGITVIEAKGFGRQKGHTELYRGAEYVVDFLPKVKLEIVLSDALVEGAVEAIRKSAQTGRIGDGKIFVSTIEEAIRIRTGETGSDAI comes from the coding sequence ATGAAGAAGATCGAGGCGATCATCAAGCCGTTCAAGCTCGACGAGGTGAAGGAAGCCCTCCAGGAGGTCGGCCTTCAGGGCATCACCGTGATCGAGGCGAAGGGGTTTGGCCGTCAGAAGGGCCATACCGAACTCTACCGCGGCGCTGAGTACGTCGTCGACTTCCTGCCCAAGGTGAAACTGGAGATCGTGCTTTCGGACGCCCTCGTCGAGGGCGCCGTGGAGGCGATCCGCAAGTCGGCCCAGACCGGCCGTATCGGCGACGGCAAGATCTTCGTCTCGACGATCGAGGAAGCCATCCGCATCCGCACCGGCGAGACCGGCTCCGACGCGATCTGA
- a CDS encoding amino acid permease — translation MTSSLLRRKPLKLEPGGERRLARTLSWPHLVALGVGAIVGTGILTLIGVGAAKAGPAVILSFAVAGAICACAALAYAEMATTIPVSGSAYTYSYVVLGEVLAWIIGWSLILEYSLVVSAVAVGWSGYAAPLLESWLGVPKALMQGPEAGGIVNLPAVGIIVVVAVLLLRGMRESATVNAVLVLVKIAALVVFVAFALPAFDAAHLEPFDPYGFPKSVGADGVERGVMAAAAIIFFAFYGFDAIATAAEETRNPGRDLTIGIVGSMAACVLIYVAVAVAAVGAVSYTRFADSPEPLALILRELGRPLVAQYLAASAVIALPTVILAFFYGQSRIFFTMARDGMLPQSLAKLSSAGTPVRITLFTAAVVTVLAGLVPLGELAALANAGTLAAFVAVAACMLVMRLRAPDAPRTFRAPAPWLIGAITILGCGYLFLSLPATTQLWFVVWNLFGLVLYALYGRKHAVVAAG, via the coding sequence ATGACGTCCAGCCTTCTTCGCCGCAAGCCCTTGAAGCTGGAGCCCGGCGGGGAGCGACGGCTGGCCCGGACGCTGAGCTGGCCCCACCTCGTGGCGCTCGGCGTCGGCGCGATCGTCGGAACCGGCATCCTCACGCTGATCGGCGTCGGCGCGGCTAAGGCCGGGCCGGCGGTGATCCTGTCCTTCGCCGTCGCCGGAGCGATCTGTGCCTGCGCCGCACTGGCCTATGCCGAGATGGCGACAACGATTCCGGTCTCGGGCAGCGCCTATACCTACAGCTACGTCGTGCTCGGCGAGGTGCTGGCCTGGATCATCGGCTGGAGCCTGATCCTCGAATACTCCCTCGTGGTGAGCGCGGTCGCCGTCGGATGGTCCGGCTACGCGGCACCGCTCCTCGAGAGCTGGCTCGGTGTCCCGAAGGCCCTGATGCAGGGACCGGAGGCTGGCGGGATCGTCAATCTTCCGGCGGTCGGCATCATCGTCGTGGTCGCCGTGCTGCTCCTGCGCGGCATGCGGGAGAGCGCCACGGTCAACGCCGTCCTGGTTCTGGTGAAGATCGCCGCGCTCGTCGTCTTCGTCGCCTTCGCGCTGCCGGCCTTCGATGCCGCCCATCTCGAACCGTTCGACCCGTACGGCTTTCCCAAGAGCGTGGGCGCCGACGGGGTCGAGCGCGGCGTCATGGCCGCGGCGGCGATCATCTTCTTCGCCTTCTACGGCTTCGACGCCATCGCAACCGCCGCGGAGGAGACGCGCAATCCGGGGCGCGACCTGACAATCGGCATCGTCGGATCGATGGCGGCCTGCGTCCTGATCTACGTCGCGGTGGCGGTCGCCGCGGTGGGGGCCGTGTCCTACACCCGGTTCGCCGACAGCCCGGAGCCGCTGGCGCTGATCCTGCGCGAGCTCGGCCGGCCGCTCGTGGCGCAGTACCTCGCCGCCTCGGCGGTGATCGCGCTGCCGACCGTCATCCTCGCCTTCTTCTACGGGCAGAGCCGCATCTTCTTCACCATGGCCCGCGACGGGATGCTGCCGCAGAGCCTGGCGAAGCTGTCGTCCGCCGGTACGCCGGTGCGGATCACGCTCTTCACCGCGGCCGTGGTGACCGTGCTCGCCGGGCTGGTTCCTCTGGGAGAACTCGCGGCCCTTGCCAATGCCGGCACGCTCGCGGCCTTCGTCGCGGTCGCGGCCTGCATGCTGGTGATGCGCCTGCGCGCCCCCGATGCGCCGCGCACCTTCCGCGCCCCGGCCCCTTGGCTGATCGGGGCGATCACGATCCTGGGCTGCGGCTACCTGTTCCTTAGCCTGCCCGCGACGACCCAGCTCTGGTTCGTGGTCTGGAACCTGTTCGGGCTGGTGCTCTACGCCCTCTACGGGCGCAAGCACGCGGTGGTCGCGGCCGGGTAA
- the glnA gene encoding type I glutamate--ammonia ligase has translation MTTAADVLKAIKDNDVKYVDFRFTDPRGKWQHVTFDVSLVDDEIFQDGTMFDGSSIAGWKAINESDMLLMPDPATACMDPFFSASTMSIVCDVLEPSTGEPYSRDPRSTAKLAEAYLRSTGIGDDIFVGPEAEFFVFDDVKFGADPYHTGFQLDSTELPTNGFTDYEGGNLGHRVQTKGGYFPVPPQDSAQDMRGEMLAAMQSMGVKVEKHHHEVASAQHELGMKFDKLTTLADHMQIYKYCIHNVAQSYGKSATFMPKPVYGDNGSGMHVHQSIWKDGKPLFAGDKYADLSQECLWYIGGIIKHAKALNAFTNPSTNSYKRLVPGYEAPVLLAYSARNRSASCRIPWTTNPKAKRVEVRFPDPMANPYLAFSALLMAGLDGIINKIDPGPAMDKDLYDLPPRELKKIPTVCGSLREALQNLDKDRAFLKAGGVFSDDQIDSFIELKMTEVLRYEMTPHPIEFVQYYSL, from the coding sequence ATGACTACGGCCGCCGATGTGCTGAAGGCCATCAAGGACAACGACGTGAAGTACGTCGACTTCCGCTTCACCGACCCGCGCGGGAAGTGGCAGCACGTGACCTTCGACGTCTCCCTGGTCGATGACGAGATCTTCCAGGACGGCACGATGTTCGACGGCTCGTCGATCGCCGGCTGGAAGGCGATCAACGAATCCGACATGCTGCTGATGCCGGACCCGGCGACCGCCTGCATGGATCCGTTCTTCTCCGCCTCCACCATGTCGATCGTCTGCGACGTGCTGGAGCCGTCGACCGGCGAGCCCTATTCCCGCGATCCGCGCTCGACCGCAAAGCTCGCCGAGGCGTATCTGCGCTCGACCGGCATCGGCGACGACATCTTCGTCGGCCCCGAGGCCGAGTTCTTCGTGTTCGACGACGTGAAGTTCGGCGCCGACCCCTACCACACGGGTTTTCAGCTCGACTCCACTGAGCTGCCGACCAACGGCTTCACCGATTACGAGGGCGGCAACCTCGGCCACCGCGTCCAGACCAAGGGCGGCTACTTCCCCGTCCCGCCGCAGGACTCGGCCCAGGACATGCGCGGCGAGATGCTGGCCGCGATGCAGTCGATGGGCGTGAAGGTCGAGAAGCACCACCACGAGGTGGCGAGCGCCCAGCACGAGCTCGGCATGAAGTTCGACAAGCTCACCACGCTTGCCGACCACATGCAGATCTACAAGTACTGCATCCACAACGTCGCGCAGAGCTACGGCAAGTCCGCGACCTTCATGCCCAAGCCCGTCTACGGCGACAACGGCTCCGGCATGCACGTGCACCAGTCGATCTGGAAGGACGGCAAGCCGCTGTTTGCCGGCGACAAGTATGCCGACCTCAGCCAGGAATGCCTGTGGTACATCGGCGGCATCATCAAGCACGCCAAGGCGCTGAACGCCTTCACCAACCCGTCCACCAACTCCTACAAGCGTCTGGTGCCGGGCTACGAGGCGCCGGTGCTGCTGGCCTACTCGGCCCGCAACCGTTCGGCCTCCTGCCGGATTCCGTGGACGACGAACCCGAAGGCCAAGCGCGTCGAGGTCCGCTTCCCCGATCCGATGGCCAACCCCTACCTCGCCTTCTCGGCGCTGCTGATGGCCGGCCTCGACGGCATCATCAACAAGATCGATCCGGGCCCGGCGATGGACAAGGATCTCTACGACCTGCCCCCGCGCGAGCTGAAGAAGATCCCGACCGTCTGTGGCTCTCTGCGTGAGGCGCTGCAGAACCTCGACAAGGACCGCGCCTTCCTCAAGGCCGGCGGCGTGTTCTCGGACGACCAGATCGATTCGTTCATCGAGCTGAAGATGACCGAGGTGCTGCGCTACGAGATGACCCCGCACCCGATCGAGTTCGTGCAGTACTACTCGCTGTAA
- a CDS encoding glutaminase — MPDLDCIVKDIAEEMRARPDRGTVASYIPELAGVDPQAFGLVVIDGDGRVAAGGDADIPFSIQSISKVFTLTLALGMVGDRLWRRVGREPSGSPFNSIVQLERENGIPRNPFINAGAIAVTDLILSGHQPREALGEILRFMQFVAQDSSIAIDERVAASEKRTGFRNAALANYMRSFDVIENPVDYTLGVYFHHCAIAMTCRQLATAGLFLAYSGHHPLAGHSVISAERARRINAIMLTCGHYDGSGDFAYRVGLPGKSGVGGGILAVAPGRASICVWSPGLDAAGNSHLGRIALEMLVKRTGWSIFGV; from the coding sequence GTGCCCGATCTCGACTGTATCGTCAAAGACATCGCCGAGGAGATGCGGGCGCGGCCCGATCGCGGCACGGTCGCGAGCTACATCCCCGAACTGGCCGGCGTCGACCCACAGGCCTTCGGCCTCGTGGTGATCGACGGCGACGGTCGGGTCGCGGCCGGGGGCGATGCCGATATCCCGTTCTCGATCCAGAGCATTTCCAAGGTCTTCACCCTGACCCTGGCCCTCGGCATGGTCGGCGACCGGCTCTGGCGCCGGGTCGGCCGGGAGCCGTCGGGGAGCCCGTTCAACTCGATCGTGCAGTTGGAGCGGGAGAACGGCATCCCGCGCAATCCCTTCATCAATGCGGGTGCCATCGCGGTCACCGACCTGATCCTGTCGGGCCACCAGCCGCGTGAGGCCCTCGGCGAGATCCTGCGCTTCATGCAGTTCGTGGCGCAGGACAGCAGCATCGCGATCGACGAGCGCGTGGCGGCCTCCGAGAAGCGGACCGGCTTCCGCAACGCGGCGCTGGCCAACTACATGCGCTCCTTCGACGTGATCGAGAATCCGGTCGATTACACGCTCGGCGTCTACTTCCATCACTGCGCCATCGCGATGACCTGCCGGCAGCTCGCCACCGCCGGGCTGTTCCTGGCCTATTCCGGGCACCATCCGCTGGCCGGACACTCGGTGATCTCGGCCGAGCGGGCGCGGCGCATCAACGCCATCATGCTCACCTGCGGCCATTACGACGGCTCGGGCGACTTCGCCTACCGCGTCGGTCTGCCGGGCAAGAGCGGCGTCGGCGGCGGTATCTTGGCCGTCGCGCCGGGGCGTGCCTCGATCTGCGTCTGGTCGCCGGGGCTGGATGCGGCGGGCAATTCCCATCTCGGGCGTATCGCCCTGGAGATGCTGGTGAAACGCACCGGGTGGTCGATCTTCGGGGTTTGA
- a CDS encoding thiamine phosphate synthase: MTDSDAVTPRPRLALLTPYGLGPSEAEAIAAALDAACAVGDVAAVILRLAAADERSLVNLVKRLAPPAQERGAAVLVSVPGFSGDIVSVAARGGADGVHLDRADEETLRDLRGRLREGRILGTGGVLGSRDAAMVAGETGVDYLMFGGLFPDGVAPEAQEVRERAAWWAEIFETPCIAVATAAEDVAALAGTGAEFVGLESALWRDDPEGVRTAQAQLDKAR, translated from the coding sequence ATGACCGATTCTGACGCGGTGACGCCGCGGCCCCGCCTCGCCCTCCTCACGCCCTACGGTCTCGGCCCGTCCGAGGCCGAGGCGATCGCCGCGGCGCTCGATGCGGCCTGTGCCGTGGGCGACGTGGCGGCGGTGATCCTGCGGCTGGCGGCCGCCGACGAGCGCAGCCTCGTCAACCTCGTCAAGCGGCTGGCGCCGCCGGCCCAGGAGCGCGGCGCGGCGGTGCTCGTCTCCGTGCCGGGCTTCTCCGGCGACATCGTCTCCGTCGCCGCCCGCGGTGGGGCCGACGGCGTGCATCTCGACCGGGCCGACGAGGAAACCTTGCGGGATCTGCGCGGGCGCCTGCGCGAAGGGCGCATCCTCGGGACGGGCGGCGTGCTCGGCTCGCGGGACGCGGCGATGGTCGCGGGCGAGACCGGCGTCGATTACCTGATGTTCGGCGGGCTCTTCCCCGACGGCGTCGCTCCCGAGGCGCAAGAGGTGCGCGAGCGCGCCGCGTGGTGGGCCGAGATCTTCGAGACGCCCTGCATCGCGGTCGCGACGGCTGCCGAGGACGTTGCCGCGCTCGCGGGAACCGGCGCCGAGTTCGTCGGGCTGGAGAGCGCTCTGTGGCGCGACGATCCCGAGGGCGTGCGGACCGCGCAGGCGCAACTCGACAAGGCGCGATGA
- a CDS encoding NAD(P)H-hydrate dehydratase yields the protein MHELVNSPKIADRLLTVEAMGRVDAAAIAAGTPGLTLMQAAGAAVAGRARTLTPEGGRVLVLCGPGNNGGDGFVAARLLAEAGYRVELRLLGERAALKGDAALAAEAWTGPVVAATAEVPAADLVIDALFGAGLCRDLEGTARALVEAVNRSGIPVLAVDVPSGIDGNSGAVRGVAVEASETVTFVALKPGHLLQPGRAHCGALHVADIGTGAAAFAAGIAGEARAMVRNAPWLWALPQLTAGSHKYTRGHALVLSGPAHRTGAARLAARGALRIGAGLVTVASPAAALAENAAHLTAIMLRPCDSADDLDDMLADERLNALLLGPGLGTSPATCDLVAVAAGAGRALVLDADALTSFRSEVRTLARHIRDGEARAVLTPHEGEFARLFSGTEAVAEGLSKAERTARAAEIAGAVVVLKGADTVIAAPDGRIAINDHGTPHLGTAGSGDVLGGLVAGLLAQGMEPFEAACAAVWLHGDAGLRFGPGLISEDLPELIPAVLRDLAGRA from the coding sequence ATGCATGAGTTGGTGAATTCCCCGAAGATCGCGGATCGGCTGCTCACCGTTGAGGCGATGGGCCGGGTCGACGCGGCAGCCATCGCCGCCGGCACGCCCGGCCTGACGCTGATGCAGGCGGCGGGCGCCGCGGTGGCCGGTCGCGCCCGGACCCTAACGCCGGAGGGCGGACGGGTGCTCGTCCTGTGCGGGCCCGGCAATAACGGCGGCGACGGCTTCGTCGCCGCCCGCCTGCTGGCCGAGGCCGGCTACCGGGTCGAACTCCGCCTGCTCGGAGAGCGCGCCGCGCTCAAGGGCGATGCGGCGCTCGCCGCCGAAGCCTGGACCGGCCCAGTCGTTGCCGCGACGGCGGAGGTGCCGGCGGCCGACCTCGTCATCGACGCCCTATTCGGTGCCGGCCTCTGCCGTGACCTGGAGGGAACGGCCCGCGCCCTGGTCGAAGCCGTCAACCGATCCGGCATCCCCGTGCTCGCGGTCGATGTGCCGAGCGGGATCGACGGGAATAGCGGTGCGGTGCGCGGGGTCGCCGTCGAGGCGAGCGAGACGGTGACCTTCGTCGCGCTCAAGCCCGGCCACCTCCTCCAGCCCGGCCGGGCCCATTGCGGCGCGCTGCACGTCGCCGATATCGGCACCGGCGCCGCCGCCTTCGCCGCTGGCATCGCCGGGGAGGCGCGCGCGATGGTCCGCAACGCGCCCTGGCTCTGGGCGCTGCCGCAACTCACCGCGGGGAGCCACAAATACACTCGCGGCCATGCCCTCGTGCTGTCGGGCCCGGCCCACCGCACCGGCGCGGCCCGCCTCGCCGCGCGCGGGGCGCTGCGGATCGGGGCGGGCCTCGTCACCGTGGCCTCGCCGGCCGCGGCGCTGGCGGAGAATGCCGCGCATCTCACCGCGATCATGCTGCGACCCTGCGACAGCGCCGACGACCTCGACGACATGCTCGCCGACGAGCGGCTGAACGCGCTGCTGCTCGGCCCCGGCCTCGGCACCAGCCCGGCGACCTGCGACCTCGTGGCGGTGGCGGCTGGGGCCGGCCGCGCCCTGGTGCTCGACGCCGACGCGCTCACGAGCTTCCGCAGCGAGGTGCGCACGCTGGCCCGCCACATCCGGGACGGCGAGGCGCGGGCGGTGCTGACGCCGCATGAGGGCGAGTTCGCGCGGCTGTTCTCCGGCACGGAGGCCGTGGCCGAGGGGCTGAGCAAGGCCGAACGCACGGCGCGCGCCGCGGAAATCGCCGGGGCGGTGGTGGTGCTCAAGGGGGCCGACACGGTGATCGCCGCCCCCGACGGACGCATCGCGATCAACGATCACGGCACGCCGCATCTCGGCACCGCCGGCTCCGGCGACGTGCTCGGGGGCCTCGTCGCCGGGCTGCTGGCGCAGGGCATGGAGCCGTTCGAGGCGGCCTGCGCCGCGGTCTGGCTGCACGGCGATGCGGGCCTGCGGTTCGGGCCGGGGCTGATCTCGGAGGATCTTCCGGAGCTGATCCCGGCGGTGCTGCGCGACCTCGCCGGTCGCGCCTGA
- a CDS encoding tetratricopeptide repeat protein, which translates to MLGLGVGGLHAAPKQPATKEPAAQTPVNPNQAKPNQLDLKRELPSPYSPNAEGAKPAAANPNADAAYGAYQRGRYVTAFREATRRIEANPKDAAAMTLLGELYNQGLGVKQDPKRAHEWYRLAAAQDDANAMASLGLMAMDGRGQPKDAKAGRAWLEQAARKGQPSASYNLALIQLASDKPADLAAAVANFRTAAEAEVPAAQYALGVLYLQGKGVPRDTTQAAQWFRRAADNGDLGAEVEFAIRLFNGDGVPKDEARAARYFLHAAQRGNAIAQNRIAKLYVAGRGVPKNLVEAAAWNLAAASQGRSDAGLDQATAGLNPDERKRAEALAADRASASP; encoded by the coding sequence ATCCTCGGGCTCGGCGTCGGCGGGCTGCACGCCGCCCCGAAACAGCCGGCGACGAAGGAGCCGGCTGCGCAGACACCCGTCAATCCGAACCAAGCCAAACCGAATCAGCTCGATCTGAAGCGCGAACTGCCCTCGCCCTACTCGCCCAATGCCGAGGGGGCGAAGCCGGCCGCCGCGAACCCGAACGCCGACGCGGCCTACGGCGCATACCAGCGTGGACGCTACGTCACCGCCTTCCGCGAGGCGACGCGCCGCATCGAGGCGAACCCGAAGGACGCCGCGGCGATGACGCTGCTCGGCGAGCTCTACAACCAGGGTCTCGGGGTCAAGCAGGACCCGAAGCGTGCCCATGAATGGTACCGGCTCGCCGCCGCGCAGGACGATGCCAACGCCATGGCTTCCCTGGGCCTGATGGCGATGGACGGGCGCGGGCAGCCCAAGGACGCGAAGGCCGGCCGCGCCTGGCTCGAACAGGCGGCGCGCAAGGGGCAGCCCAGCGCCAGCTACAATCTCGCGCTGATCCAACTCGCCAGTGACAAGCCGGCCGATCTCGCCGCGGCCGTCGCCAATTTCCGGACCGCGGCCGAAGCCGAGGTTCCGGCCGCGCAATACGCCCTGGGCGTGCTCTACCTCCAGGGCAAGGGCGTTCCTCGGGACACGACCCAGGCCGCGCAATGGTTCCGCCGCGCCGCCGACAACGGCGATCTCGGGGCGGAGGTCGAGTTCGCGATCCGGCTGTTCAACGGCGACGGGGTTCCCAAGGACGAAGCCCGGGCCGCCCGCTACTTCCTGCACGCGGCGCAGCGCGGCAATGCCATCGCCCAGAACCGGATCGCCAAGCTCTACGTCGCGGGCCGCGGCGTGCCGAAGAACCTCGTCGAGGCGGCGGCCTGGAACCTCGCCGCCGCGTCGCAGGGCCGGTCCGATGCCGGCCTCGATCAGGCGACCGCCGGACTCAATCCGGACGAACGCAAGCGTGCCGAGGCCCTGGCGGCGGATCGGGCGAGCGCCTCGCCGTAG
- the fba gene encoding class II fructose-bisphosphate aldolase (catalyzes the reversible aldol condensation of dihydroxyacetonephosphate and glyceraldehyde 3-phosphate in the Calvin cycle, glycolysis, and/or gluconeogenesis), whose protein sequence is MARITLRQLLDHAAEYGYGVPAFNLNNMEQGLAIMAAADATDSPVILQASRGARAYANDVVLAKLIDGLVEIYPHIPVCMHLDHGNNEATCATAIQYGFTSVMMDGSLKADGKTPADYNYNVEITRNVTKMAHWAGVSVEGELGVLGSLESGQGEAEDGHGAEGVLSHDQLLTDPDEAVKFVAATKVDALAVAMGTSHGAYKFTRKPDGDVLAMGVIEEIHRRLPTTHLVMHGSSSVPQDLQDIINQYGGQMKPTWGVPVEEIQRGIKHGVRKINIDTDNRMAMTGQIRKVLSESPAEFDPRKYLKPAMEAMTKLCKQRFEEFGTAGNGSKIRPISVAEMAKRYASGSLDPKIDA, encoded by the coding sequence ATGGCACGCATCACCCTCCGGCAGCTTCTCGACCACGCCGCCGAGTACGGCTACGGCGTGCCCGCGTTCAACCTGAACAACATGGAGCAGGGGCTCGCCATCATGGCGGCGGCCGATGCCACCGATTCGCCGGTGATCCTCCAGGCCAGCCGCGGCGCCCGCGCCTACGCCAACGACGTGGTGCTGGCCAAGCTCATCGACGGCCTCGTCGAGATCTATCCGCACATCCCCGTCTGCATGCATCTCGATCACGGCAACAACGAAGCCACCTGCGCCACGGCGATCCAGTACGGCTTCACCTCGGTGATGATGGACGGCTCGCTGAAAGCCGACGGCAAGACCCCGGCCGACTACAACTACAATGTCGAGATCACCCGGAACGTCACCAAGATGGCCCATTGGGCCGGCGTCTCGGTCGAGGGCGAACTCGGCGTGCTGGGCTCGCTGGAGAGCGGCCAGGGCGAGGCCGAGGACGGCCACGGCGCCGAGGGCGTCCTCTCCCACGACCAACTCCTGACCGACCCGGACGAGGCGGTGAAGTTCGTGGCCGCCACCAAGGTCGATGCGCTGGCGGTGGCCATGGGCACCAGCCACGGCGCCTACAAGTTCACGAGGAAGCCCGACGGCGACGTGCTGGCGATGGGCGTGATCGAGGAGATCCACCGCCGCCTGCCGACGACCCACCTCGTCATGCACGGCTCCTCCTCGGTGCCGCAGGACCTGCAGGACATCATCAATCAGTACGGCGGCCAGATGAAGCCGACCTGGGGCGTGCCGGTCGAGGAGATCCAGCGCGGCATCAAGCACGGCGTGCGCAAGATCAACATCGACACCGACAACCGCATGGCGATGACCGGTCAGATCCGGAAGGTGCTCTCCGAGAGCCCGGCGGAGTTCGACCCGCGCAAGTACCTGAAGCCAGCGATGGAGGCGATGACGAAGCTCTGCAAGCAGCGCTTCGAGGAGTTCGGCACCGCCGGCAACGGCTCCAAGATCCGCCCGATCTCGGTGGCCGAGATGGCCAAGCGCTACGCCAGCGGCTCCCTCGACCCGAAGATCGACGCCTGA
- a CDS encoding glutamine synthetase beta-grasp domain-containing protein — protein MTKFKLEYIWLDGYTPTPNLRGKTQIKEYDSFPTFEQLPLWGFDGSSTQQAEGSSSDCVLKPVRHFPDPARTNGVLVLCEVMMPDGKTPHPSNKRATVLDDAGAWFGFEQEYFLYKNGRPLGFPETGYPAPQGPYYCGVGASNVGPVARKIVEEHLDLCLAAGINHEGINAEVAKGQWEFQIFGKGSKRAADEMWMARYLLQRLCETYEIDIEYHCKPLGDTDWNGSGMHCNFSTTFMRETGGKEYFEAVMAQFEKNLDDHIAVYGPDNHMRLTGKHETAPWNKFSYGVADRGASVRVPHSFVNNGYKGYLEDRRPNSMGDPYQIASQVLKTISEVPLPAEAAQKAVA, from the coding sequence ATGACCAAGTTTAAGCTCGAGTACATCTGGCTCGACGGCTACACGCCCACTCCGAACCTGCGCGGCAAGACGCAGATCAAGGAGTACGACAGCTTCCCGACCTTCGAGCAGCTCCCGCTCTGGGGCTTCGACGGCAGCTCCACCCAGCAGGCCGAGGGCTCCTCGTCCGACTGCGTGCTCAAGCCCGTGCGCCACTTCCCCGACCCGGCCCGCACCAACGGCGTGCTCGTGCTGTGCGAAGTGATGATGCCGGACGGCAAGACCCCGCATCCGTCGAACAAGCGCGCGACCGTGCTCGACGATGCCGGCGCGTGGTTCGGCTTCGAGCAGGAATACTTCCTCTACAAGAACGGCCGCCCGCTCGGCTTCCCCGAGACCGGCTACCCCGCCCCGCAGGGCCCGTACTATTGCGGCGTCGGCGCCTCGAATGTCGGCCCCGTGGCGCGCAAGATCGTCGAGGAGCATCTCGACCTCTGCCTCGCCGCCGGCATCAACCACGAGGGCATCAACGCCGAGGTGGCCAAGGGCCAGTGGGAATTCCAGATCTTCGGCAAGGGCTCCAAGCGGGCCGCCGACGAGATGTGGATGGCCCGCTACCTGCTCCAGCGCCTGTGCGAGACCTACGAGATCGACATCGAGTACCACTGCAAGCCGCTCGGCGACACCGACTGGAACGGCTCGGGCATGCACTGCAACTTCTCGACGACGTTCATGCGCGAGACCGGCGGCAAGGAGTACTTCGAGGCCGTGATGGCTCAGTTCGAGAAGAACCTCGACGACCACATCGCCGTCTACGGTCCCGACAACCACATGCGCCTGACCGGCAAGCACGAGACGGCGCCGTGGAACAAGTTCTCCTACGGCGTGGCCGACCGCGGCGCCTCGGTGCGCGTGCCGCACTCCTTCGTCAACAACGGCTACAAGGGCTACCTTGAGGACCGCCGCCCGAACTCCATGGGCGACCCCTACCAGATCGCCTCGCAGGTTCTGAAGACGATCTCCGAGGTTCCGCTTCCGGCCGAAGCGGCTCAGAAGGCCGTCGCGTAA